GCAAAGTGGCCGCCGAGTACGGGGGCATGTATATCTCCCATATTCGCAGCGAAGGCAACCGACTCCTCGAGGCCGTTGATGAGCTGATCACGATTGCGCGCGAGGCCGGTCTTCCCGCGGAAATTTATCACCTGAAGGCGGCGGGGCGATCCAACTGGTCGAAGATGGACGACGTGATCAAAAAAATCGAAGCGGCCCGCGCCTCCGGCCTGAAGATCACGGCCAACATGTACACCTACACGGCGGGGGCGACGGGGCTTGATGCCGCCATGCCTCCCTGGGTTCAAGAGGGAGGTCTCAAGGCCTGGATCGAACGTTTGAAGAATCCTGCCATTCGCGCCCGCGTGAAGAAGGAGATGACGACGCCGAGCACGGATTGGGAAAATCTCTATCTGGCCGCCGGATCGCCTGAAAATATCTTGCTCGTTGAATTCAAAAACGAGGCGCTCAAGCCGCTGACGGGGAAAACCCTGGCCGAAGTGGCACGACAACGGGGGAAGTCGCCGGAAGAAACGGCGATGGATCTGGTCATCGAAGACGGCAGTCGCGTGGGCACCGTCTACTTCCTCATGTCGGAGGAGAATATCCGCAAGCAGATCGCCCTGCCCTGGGTCAGCTTCGGATCGGACGCCGGCTCGCTGGCTCCGGAAGGCGTTTTTCTCAAATCGTCAACCCATCCCCGCGCCTACGGGAATTTCGCCCGATTGTTGGGAAAGTATGTGCGGGAGGAAAAGATCATCCCGTTGGAAGAGGCCATCCGGCGATTGACCTCGCTGCCGGCCACGAACCTGAAAATCGAGCGACGGGGGATGCTGGCACCGGGATATTTCGCCGATGTCGTCGTTT
The window above is part of the Blastocatellia bacterium genome. Proteins encoded here:
- a CDS encoding D-aminoacylase; protein product: MRIIAVGACLVLLLSSCGPRVRYDLIIRNGTIYDGSGRPPIVGDVAINGDTIAAIGKLDNAVGRTEVNASGLAVAPGFINMLSWATDSLIADGRSQSDIRQGVTLEVFGEGWSMGPLNERMKQEMKEQQGDIKYDITWTTLGEYLEYLVRRGVSPNVASFVGATTVRIYVIGYENRPPTPAELDQMRQLVRQAMEEGALGVGSSLIYPPAFFARTDELIELCKVAAEYGGMYISHIRSEGNRLLEAVDELITIAREAGLPAEIYHLKAAGRSNWSKMDDVIKKIEAARASGLKITANMYTYTAGATGLDAAMPPWVQEGGLKAWIERLKNPAIRARVKKEMTTPSTDWENLYLAAGSPENILLVEFKNEALKPLTGKTLAEVARQRGKSPEETAMDLVIEDGSRVGTVYFLMSEENIRKQIALPWVSFGSDAGSLAPEGVFLKSSTHPRAYGNFARLLGKYVREEKIIPLEEAIRRLTSLPATNLKIERRGMLAPGYFADVVVFDPETIQDHATFDRPHQYATGVRHVFVNGVHVLRDGEHTGATPGRVVRGPGWKKRG